The Thermotoga sp. SG1 region TGTGAACTTCTTCCATCTGGAAAAGCCGAACAGATCGGCAGCTTCCAGGTATTCCCTGTTTATCGACTGAAGACCGGCAAGGATGATGATGAAGACAAGCGGTGTTGCTCTCCAGATTTCTGTGAGGGCTATCACCCAGAATTCTCTGGCCTTGAACATGTATCCAAAGAAGTAGAGAGGCCTTTCTATCAGGTTCAAACTCATGAGTACCTTGTTCAAATATCCGTTGGGTGAAAATATTGTGTAACTCATGAGAGCCGCTGTAACGTCACTCAGGGCGAGTGGAATCGCTATGAAGTACAGGATCATCGTGTAACCTCTGAATTTCCAGTTCACAAAGAAAGCAAGTCCAAGGGCGAGAATGAGCTGGGCTGGCACGATCACCGCTGTGAGAAGGAGTGTGTTCTTCATGGCGTTCCAGAACTCTCCACTCTCCATGAGACGTCTGAAGTTTCCGAAAAACCCCTCGTTGCTTGTGAAAGCGAGTCTGAACGTTTCAAAGAGAGGATATCCCATTAAAACAGCAAGATAAAGAACAGCAGGGAGTATCAGAAGGAAGGGAATCCATTTTCTTCTCATAACACACCCCCAGAAAAGGGGTGGGAAACCCCACCCCAGGTTCTCAGAAGAGACTTGCGTCCGGTTCCGGAAGTTCCGCTCCAGTTTCTTTAAACATCCACCTGATTCGCTCACCGAGTTCTTTCACTACCTTCGCTGGATCTTCACCCTGAAAGACAATTCTCGTGAACGCCATTCTGTAGGTTTCGGTGAACTCTCCGCTCTTTGGCCCAAGACTCGGTATGAAGGATACAACTGAATCTTTCGTGGCAGACTGGTTTATCACACCTTCCGCCAGGACCTTGAGAGCGCCTTCCGGCACAGCACCGACCGCTTCCTGAACGACGGGGAAGAATCCCACGTTTTTGAGGATTTCAACCTGCATCTCCGAAGAGGTGAGGTAGTCTATCACCTTCGCCGGTTCTTCAAAATCTGCTCCCTTTGGAATTGCGAGTCCCACAAGAACGATGATGTATCCTCTTCCCATCGGTCCCCTAGGAACGGGAACGGCAACAAAAGCATCTGGTTTTTCAACGATGGCAGGTTTCAGCCTTGCCGTGTGGTCCCAGGCGATCCACACTTCTTCCCTCAAGAGGGGATCCGCCATGCCATCCCAGGTGGAACTTGCGGGATGAACGTATTTGAAGAGTTCTTTCAGGTAGTTCCACATTTCAACGGCTCTCACACTGTCGAATTTCAGAGCCTGGGCTCCCGTGAAGGAAGGATAAATGTAACCATGGAGGAATCTGTGCCAGAGACCCTTCGGTCCGATTGGGAAGCCAAGAAGAGGCTGACCCGTTTTCTCGTAGATGTTCTTTGCCCACTCAAGCAGAGCTTCATAGGTCCATTTTTCTGTTCCTTTGATCACATCATCTCTGGACAGTCCGCGAGGCAGATAGTCAAACGCCTTCTTGTTGACGGCCATAACGTACGTTGCCTGAAGCCAGGGGACGAAGATCTTTTCGCCGTTGACGTAAGCGAATTTTTCGAGTGTTTCAATGAAGGTCTTTCCTTCGAATTTGAGGTCCTTGAGATCACTCAAAAGTCCTTCAGATGCCATTATGTAGAGATTTCCCTGAAGATCCGCTACAAGGTTCAACGTGGTCCTTCCTGCCCTGATTTCTGCCTGGAGCCTGCTGAAAAGTTGTGGGTATTCGAAGTTGAGAAATTCCACGTCGATGCCCGACGACTTCGAAAATTCCGCCAGTTTGTTCAGCATGAACTCCCTCTCTGCCGCCGGTGTCATCTGTGTGGAAGCAAAATTCACCTTACCAAAAACGACACCGACAACTGCCAGAATCACCATGAAAAGCAACCACTTTCTCACCATGAACACCCCCTTGAAAAAGTTTTTCGTATATCATAACTACAAAGAAAATTTTCTACATATGGATGATAACAAAAAATTACCCCCTCTGTCAAGTGGTGGTAACATATAATGAGTTTATTGTTTGCCTAGAAGTACATCATTTCATTGAATAAATCCTCTATATTTACCAACAACTCTGGTTTCTTTGCACTAAGGAATTCAATCAATCTTGCTCCACCTTCATAAAACGTCACTCTGCAGAAAGGCTTTTGAATTCCGATATGGTTTTCGACGAGACCCTGTCTTTTTCTGATTTGATTTTCGATATAGCGAGCAAATCCTTCCTTCCACTCCTGCCATACCATATACTCAAAGTCCTTTGCTTCTAAGATATTCCTCAGTTGTGCACGATATCGATGAACATCTGTTAAGTCGCCATATTCTAAAGTCTTTAAGAATCGAGAGTAGACATTGCTGAAAACCCCATCTTCATAGGGAAAAGGATAGGTTAATTCCCACATGTAATCACCTTTTCTCATCGCTTCTTGAGCTAATTTCAGTCTTTGTTTGAGTTTTAACTCGCAAATTTTCCACTGTTGACAGTGGATAAACCCATGAAAAATGACAGTATAGTCTTCGAGAGAATCAAAGACATCTGGTGTAACTACACAGGCAACTCTATTATCGTAAAAATCAAGAGGGAAAGCTGCTCTTAAACTTTCCGGAATTTTTATCTTCGCAGGAAATCTCTGAACAAGGAAAAAACTTTTCTCTTTAGGATCGAATTCGAAAACAAAAAACCTCCATCTGTGGCAATCGCTACTGGAAAGATTTTCTCAAGAAATGGATGAACGTCCTTTATACTTTCCCAAACCTTGATGATTTTTTGCAGATCCTTCTGGTAATCCACTGATTTCATTTCAAGATCACCTTACTTCCCACATATCCACAAGATCAGGAGGAATCCTGTCGATGAAGTTCTCTCCACTCCTCATGATGAATCTGTTTCCGCGATAGGGATAAGAAGTACCCGTGACCTGGTAGGAAATGTAGAGCTGTTCTTTGGCTCTCGTTATGGCCACGTAGAAGATCCTCTCTTCCTCGTCAAGGTTTCCCTCCGAGATCGCAAAGTAATTTGGGAAGTCTCCGGGATTCACGGAGATGACAAAGACCGCTCTCCACTCGAGGCCTTTTGCCTGGTGGACCGTGGTGAGGGTGACCTTCCCCTCCTTCTGAAAGACTTCCCTCTGTATCTCTACGTCCTCTGTTACGGCAAGGTCCGTCAGGAAATTTTCCAGGTCTGTGTAACGGGAGGCTATCTCGACCAGTCTCTCTATGTCCATCTCTCTTTCACGAAAATCAGGATACCGCGCTTCAAGGTATTCGGAGTAGAAGGAAGTGAGAACGTGTTCTATCATCTCTCCCGGAAGTTCCATCTTTCTGAGATGATCAAGAATTTCCATGAATCTATCGTATTCACCGGAAAAGTTCACTTTTTTCAGCTCCTCGAAGGGATCGAGTCCCTCCTCCACGTACACACTCGCAAGGTCTGCGATCCTGGATGCTGTTCTGTCTCCGATACCGTAAAAGAGCTTTGCAGCCCTCAACCAGGCGGATTTGTCTCTGGGATTCTGGACTATCCTCAAGAAGGAGAGAACGTCCTTCACGTGGGCACTCTCGGTGAACCTCGGTCCTGAAAGAACCCTGAAATCTATCCTGCTTCTTGCAAGTTCCATCTGAAGTTCCAGAGAATGTGAGTGTGATCTGTAGAGTACCGCTATTTCTTCAGGTTTGAATCCCTCTTCGAAGAGTTCCAGAATTCGCTGAGACACAAAACGCGCCTCTTCGTACCTGTCCCAAGTCT contains the following coding sequences:
- a CDS encoding carbohydrate ABC transporter permease; the encoded protein is MRRKWIPFLLILPAVLYLAVLMGYPLFETFRLAFTSNEGFFGNFRRLMESGEFWNAMKNTLLLTAVIVPAQLILALGLAFFVNWKFRGYTMILYFIAIPLALSDVTAALMSYTIFSPNGYLNKVLMSLNLIERPLYFFGYMFKAREFWVIALTEIWRATPLVFIIILAGLQSINREYLEAADLFGFSRWKKFTKIILPLLKPSIMSALLLRTLFAFQIFGVVWLLAGRDIPVLAGETYYWYTFMNDPKMASAYALVIALVTIIVSWFYITFLRAKHLEGAR
- a CDS encoding ABC transporter substrate-binding protein, with translation MRKWLLFMVILAVVGVVFGKVNFASTQMTPAAEREFMLNKLAEFSKSSGIDVEFLNFEYPQLFSRLQAEIRAGRTTLNLVADLQGNLYIMASEGLLSDLKDLKFEGKTFIETLEKFAYVNGEKIFVPWLQATYVMAVNKKAFDYLPRGLSRDDVIKGTEKWTYEALLEWAKNIYEKTGQPLLGFPIGPKGLWHRFLHGYIYPSFTGAQALKFDSVRAVEMWNYLKELFKYVHPASSTWDGMADPLLREEVWIAWDHTARLKPAIVEKPDAFVAVPVPRGPMGRGYIIVLVGLAIPKGADFEEPAKVIDYLTSSEMQVEILKNVGFFPVVQEAVGAVPEGALKVLAEGVINQSATKDSVVSFIPSLGPKSGEFTETYRMAFTRIVFQGEDPAKVVKELGERIRWMFKETGAELPEPDASLF